In Priestia megaterium NBRC 15308 = ATCC 14581, the following proteins share a genomic window:
- a CDS encoding carotenoid biosynthesis protein — MITNGIYRFFLIWYVCGVVLLSFDLLPSWLEWANAVFLHLSSLLALIYLAKAYGVRRALLVAIFVTGASIYIESLGVKYGFLFGSYDYEKDFGAKILGVPLTIGSAWFMVVVTSRILALGIMKRMELPFIVHGIAYAVISSLFAVIMDLAIDPVAYVVKQYWVWEGDSFYYNIPLSNFSGWFLLSFFIQLVVYFFLAKSPKEENPVWEKRMVFLYSAVVMMFVIVALANGLWLVVWLTMIPFLILYIVYKKETRL; from the coding sequence ATGATCACAAATGGTATTTATCGTTTTTTTCTTATCTGGTACGTATGCGGAGTCGTCTTGCTTTCCTTCGATTTGCTGCCTTCATGGTTAGAATGGGCAAACGCGGTCTTTTTACACTTGAGCAGTCTTCTTGCTCTTATTTATCTAGCTAAAGCTTATGGAGTAAGGCGGGCACTGCTCGTTGCGATATTTGTGACAGGCGCATCTATTTATATCGAAAGTCTAGGTGTTAAGTATGGATTTTTATTTGGATCCTACGATTACGAAAAAGATTTTGGCGCCAAAATTTTAGGTGTTCCTCTGACCATTGGTTCGGCTTGGTTTATGGTTGTGGTTACAAGCAGAATACTAGCTCTAGGAATTATGAAACGTATGGAGCTGCCGTTTATTGTCCATGGAATTGCCTATGCAGTCATTAGTTCGCTTTTTGCTGTTATTATGGATTTGGCTATTGATCCTGTTGCCTATGTTGTTAAACAATATTGGGTGTGGGAAGGGGACAGCTTTTATTATAATATTCCTTTATCAAATTTCTCCGGCTGGTTTTTATTGTCTTTCTTCATTCAGCTGGTCGTATACTTCTTTTTAGCTAAGTCTCCTAAAGAGGAAAATCCGGTGTGGGAAAAAAGAATGGTATTTTTGTATAGTGCAGTTGTCATGATGTTTGTGATTGTAGCGTTGGCAAATGGCCTATGGCTTGTCGTATGGCTGACGATGATTCCTTTTCTTATTCTTTATATTGTGTATAAAAAGGAGACTCGCTTATGA
- a CDS encoding urease accessory protein UreH, translating to METSFFSILILGFLLGIKHALEPDHIIAVSTIASKSKKLWRSSLAGVYWGIGHTLTLFIFGMILMVLKSSISERMSMSLEFLVGIMLVYLGFTSFLSYKKQVHTHHEKTSYLKSLGIGFVHGLAGSAAMVVLTISTVTHVWQGALYIIIFGIGTCLGMLLFTTVIGIPFVTTKKQVTLNRCLLQVTGAVSIIFGLYYMYNLGVSDGLFSLWF from the coding sequence ATGGAAACAAGTTTTTTTTCAATTTTAATACTAGGGTTTCTTTTAGGAATCAAGCATGCTCTAGAACCAGATCATATTATCGCTGTATCAACCATTGCTTCAAAAAGTAAAAAACTGTGGCGCTCTTCGCTTGCAGGAGTGTACTGGGGGATTGGCCATACGCTTACGCTGTTTATTTTTGGCATGATTTTAATGGTGTTAAAAAGCAGTATTTCTGAACGTATGAGCATGTCACTTGAATTTTTAGTGGGCATTATGCTCGTTTACCTCGGTTTCACATCGTTTCTGTCTTACAAAAAACAAGTACATACGCATCACGAAAAAACGTCTTACTTAAAGTCATTGGGCATTGGCTTTGTTCATGGACTGGCCGGAAGCGCAGCGATGGTTGTATTAACGATTAGCACCGTTACTCACGTATGGCAAGGTGCTCTGTACATTATCATTTTTGGAATCGGCACTTGTCTTGGCATGCTGTTATTTACCACGGTCATTGGAATTCCATTCGTTACAACTAAAAAACAAGTGACGTTAAACCGCTGCTTACTGCAGGTAACAGGCGCTGTCAGCATTATATTTGGCCTTTATTATATGTATAATTTAGGTGTAAGCGACGGATTGTTTAGCCTGTGGTTCTAA
- a CDS encoding urease accessory protein UreD: MSYTGYLELRAERNSERTVIKDTYHYGAFKVARPIYMTPESPFVYMLHVGGGYVSGDKYKTMITVEKNAQLTATTQSATKVYKTPNKAVLQETCITLEEQAIMEYIPDPLILYENAAFVQEITVRMAQNAALFMCDSITPGWSPDGQLFQYTSMRSKLKLYVNEQLKVYDHLYLKPESHLRGMMKMEGYTHFGSIIIVHPNADDAFTAKVHQLCEEAGCKVGASALPIPGCAIRILAASTQEVEDIIAKVYGLFRQHLLKAEVSLLRKY; encoded by the coding sequence ATGAGCTACACGGGTTATTTAGAGCTTCGAGCAGAAAGAAACAGTGAGCGAACCGTTATTAAAGATACGTACCATTACGGTGCTTTCAAAGTTGCCAGACCTATTTACATGACTCCTGAATCCCCTTTTGTTTATATGCTTCACGTAGGCGGAGGATACGTAAGCGGAGACAAGTATAAAACGATGATAACGGTAGAGAAAAATGCCCAGCTGACGGCTACTACTCAATCTGCGACAAAGGTGTACAAAACACCGAACAAAGCTGTTTTACAAGAAACGTGTATAACCCTTGAAGAACAAGCAATCATGGAATATATACCAGACCCGCTTATTTTGTATGAAAATGCTGCATTTGTCCAAGAAATAACGGTTCGTATGGCACAAAACGCTGCTTTGTTTATGTGTGACAGCATCACCCCGGGGTGGTCGCCGGATGGGCAGCTGTTTCAATATACCTCTATGCGTTCCAAGCTTAAACTGTATGTAAACGAGCAGCTGAAGGTATACGATCACTTATACTTGAAGCCAGAAAGCCATTTGCGCGGCATGATGAAAATGGAAGGGTATACTCATTTTGGATCGATTATCATTGTTCATCCAAACGCCGACGACGCATTTACAGCGAAAGTACATCAGCTGTGCGAAGAGGCAGGCTGTAAAGTAGGAGCTTCTGCACTTCCGATCCCTGGATGTGCTATTCGAATATTAGCTGCTAGTACACAAGAAGTTGAAGACATAATCGCTAAAGTATACGGATTGTTCCGACAGCATTTACTAAAAGCTGAAGTATCACTTTTGCGTAAGTATTAA
- the ureG gene encoding urease accessory protein UreG translates to MNAIKIGIGGPVGAGKTMLVERLTRALEGQLSMAVVTNDIYTKEDAQFLVKNSILPENRIVGVETGGCPHTAIREDASMNFAAIDELVERHPDVELIFVESGGDNLAATFSPELVDFSIYIIDVAQGEKIPRKGGQGMIKSDLFIINKTDLAPYVGASLEVMEKDTIQARGHKPFVFTNLKEDKGLDQVIEWIKKEAFLIGLES, encoded by the coding sequence ATGAATGCAATTAAAATTGGAATTGGTGGACCTGTTGGTGCAGGGAAAACAATGTTAGTAGAACGATTAACGCGTGCACTAGAAGGACAGCTAAGCATGGCAGTCGTTACAAACGATATTTACACAAAAGAAGATGCGCAATTTCTAGTAAAAAACAGTATTTTGCCAGAAAATCGTATCGTAGGAGTAGAAACAGGAGGATGTCCTCATACGGCCATTCGAGAAGATGCATCTATGAACTTTGCTGCGATCGATGAGTTAGTGGAACGCCACCCCGATGTTGAACTTATTTTTGTAGAAAGCGGAGGAGATAATTTAGCCGCAACGTTTAGCCCAGAGCTCGTTGATTTTTCGATTTATATCATCGACGTAGCACAAGGGGAAAAAATCCCGCGTAAAGGCGGTCAAGGAATGATTAAATCTGATTTATTCATTATCAACAAAACAGATTTAGCCCCGTATGTAGGAGCCAGTTTAGAAGTAATGGAAAAAGATACAATCCAAGCAAGAGGGCACAAGCCTTTTGTTTTCACCAATTTAAAAGAAGATAAAGGGCTCGACCAAGTGATAGAATGGATTAAAAAAGAGGCCTTTTTAATCGGCCTTGAATCATGA
- a CDS encoding urease accessory protein UreF, translating into MTNSLLSLIQLCDSNFPSGAFSHSFGFETYIQRDQIYNTETFQEALRTYLDVQLTYTDGLACRLAYEYANHDQFNEIIRVDHELYALALSKETREGTRRVGQRMLKLCLELFQGSYLEKYMSEVKAKKAYGHPAVVFALASLQLNITKEEAILSHLYASISSLIQNAVRGIPIGQTDGQKTLVLFQPLLQQALQHILQADQEEFGAVTPGLEIAQMQHEQLHVRLFMS; encoded by the coding sequence ATGACTAATTCATTGCTTTCGCTGATTCAACTATGTGATTCAAATTTTCCATCCGGTGCATTTTCACATTCGTTTGGCTTTGAAACGTATATTCAGCGAGATCAAATTTACAACACAGAAACCTTTCAAGAAGCGCTTCGTACATACCTTGATGTTCAGCTGACGTATACGGACGGCTTAGCATGCAGACTGGCTTATGAGTATGCAAATCATGACCAGTTTAACGAAATTATAAGAGTGGATCATGAATTATACGCTCTTGCTTTGTCAAAAGAAACAAGAGAAGGGACGAGACGCGTGGGCCAGCGCATGTTAAAACTTTGCTTAGAGTTATTTCAAGGCTCTTATTTAGAAAAGTATATGAGTGAAGTAAAAGCAAAGAAGGCGTATGGACATCCTGCTGTTGTATTTGCATTAGCCAGCCTGCAGTTAAACATTACAAAAGAAGAGGCAATTTTAAGTCACTTGTACGCTAGTATTTCTTCGTTAATTCAAAATGCTGTTCGCGGCATACCGATCGGGCAAACCGATGGGCAAAAAACGCTCGTTCTTTTTCAGCCGCTGCTGCAGCAAGCACTTCAGCATATTTTACAAGCAGATCAAGAGGAATTTGGTGCGGTGACACCAGGGTTAGAAATTGCTCAAATGCAGCATGAACAGTTGCATGTTCGATTGTTCATGTCATAA